The Alphaproteobacteria bacterium genome contains a region encoding:
- a CDS encoding amylo-alpha-1,6-glucosidase, whose translation MSAQPATQIKVDEPEAPAESAFQVLATAPASRPRRALKHGDTFIVTDNFGDIGATAGGTDGLYHADTRFLSHLELSLNGSQPLLLGSNARDDNTLLAVDLTNPDYYDGAHIVLEKDLLHIARTMFLWNGTAYQRLAVRNHGDRPIALQIALQFDSDFADLFEVRGFERARRGTVSRSVLGPDQALLSYLGLDNVTRRTLLTFDPAPSEIAVSRASYRLVLAPGESKPIFLAVTCNAPHAHRPAPFLRGLLAAHRELRAETRGIATVETSSELFNEILCRSAADLAMLVTETPQGGYPYAGIPWYSTTFGRDGIITALQMLWCNPGMARGVLRRLAAYQAKTTDPVSDAEPGKILHEMRSGEMAALGEVPFGLYYGSVDSTPLFVLLAGLYVERTDDEETLRELWPAIEAALGWIDGAGDRDQDGFVEYFRQTDKGLANQGWKDSHDAIFHADGRMATGPIALAEVQGYVFAAKQLAARCAARLGDTERARKLDGEAARLAERFEEAFWCPDIETYALALDGEKRPCRVRTSNAGQVLFSGVALPERASLVADGLINPRFFSGWGIRTVARGEARYNPMSYHNGSIWPHDNALIALGLARYGLKRPVAQITRGLFEAATYMDLRRLPELFCGFQRERRRGPTLYPVACAPQAWASATVFSLIEALLGLEFRPATHEIFLRNPLLPQFLDEVILRNLQVGGSTADLKVSRHGEEVSLAVLRTRGPIQAAVIQSS comes from the coding sequence ATGTCCGCTCAGCCTGCGACGCAGATCAAGGTCGACGAACCCGAAGCCCCGGCAGAATCGGCCTTTCAGGTTCTCGCGACCGCGCCGGCCTCGCGCCCCCGCCGGGCGCTGAAGCATGGTGACACTTTCATCGTCACCGACAATTTCGGCGATATCGGCGCGACGGCGGGTGGGACCGACGGCCTCTACCACGCGGACACGCGCTTCCTCTCCCATCTCGAACTGAGCCTGAATGGATCGCAGCCGCTGCTGCTCGGCTCGAACGCGCGCGACGACAACACGCTGCTCGCAGTCGATCTCACCAATCCGGACTACTATGACGGCGCGCATATCGTGCTGGAAAAGGACCTTCTGCACATCGCGCGCACGATGTTCCTTTGGAACGGTACGGCCTATCAGCGGCTCGCCGTACGCAACCACGGAGACCGGCCCATCGCGTTGCAGATCGCGCTGCAATTCGACAGCGATTTTGCCGACCTGTTCGAGGTGCGCGGGTTTGAGCGCGCCCGCCGGGGTACGGTCTCGCGCAGCGTGCTCGGGCCCGATCAGGCGCTGCTGTCGTATCTCGGCCTCGACAATGTGACGCGGCGCACGCTGCTCACCTTCGATCCTGCGCCGAGCGAAATCGCCGTTAGCCGGGCCTCCTATCGCCTCGTGCTCGCGCCCGGCGAGTCGAAGCCGATCTTCCTGGCGGTGACCTGCAACGCGCCGCACGCCCACAGGCCGGCGCCGTTCCTGCGAGGGCTGCTCGCGGCCCATCGCGAATTGCGCGCTGAAACGCGCGGCATCGCGACGGTCGAGACCTCAAGCGAGCTGTTCAACGAAATTCTCTGCCGATCGGCCGCCGACCTCGCGATGCTGGTGACCGAGACGCCGCAGGGCGGTTACCCCTATGCGGGCATTCCCTGGTACTCGACGACGTTCGGCCGCGACGGGATCATCACGGCGCTGCAGATGCTGTGGTGCAATCCCGGCATGGCGCGCGGCGTGCTGCGCCGGCTCGCGGCATACCAGGCCAAAACGACCGATCCGGTCTCCGACGCCGAGCCGGGCAAGATCCTGCATGAGATGCGTTCTGGCGAGATGGCCGCGCTCGGCGAAGTGCCGTTCGGCCTCTATTACGGCAGCGTCGATTCGACGCCGCTGTTCGTGCTGCTGGCGGGCCTTTATGTGGAGCGGACCGACGACGAAGAGACGCTGCGTGAACTATGGCCCGCGATCGAGGCGGCGCTGGGCTGGATCGATGGGGCAGGCGATCGCGACCAGGATGGCTTCGTCGAATACTTCCGCCAGACCGACAAGGGATTGGCCAATCAAGGCTGGAAGGATTCGCATGACGCGATCTTTCATGCCGACGGCCGCATGGCGACCGGCCCGATCGCGCTTGCCGAAGTACAGGGCTACGTGTTCGCCGCCAAGCAACTCGCGGCGCGCTGCGCTGCGCGGCTCGGAGACACCGAGCGCGCGCGCAAGCTCGACGGTGAGGCAGCGCGCCTCGCGGAGCGCTTCGAGGAAGCGTTCTGGTGCCCTGACATCGAGACCTATGCGCTGGCGCTCGATGGCGAGAAGCGGCCCTGCCGCGTGCGCACCTCGAATGCCGGACAGGTTCTCTTTTCCGGGGTCGCGCTGCCGGAGCGCGCTTCGCTGGTCGCGGACGGCCTCATCAATCCGCGCTTCTTCTCCGGTTGGGGCATCCGCACGGTCGCGCGCGGCGAGGCGCGCTACAATCCGATGTCGTATCACAATGGCTCGATCTGGCCGCATGACAACGCGCTGATCGCGCTCGGCCTTGCGCGCTATGGGCTGAAGCGTCCGGTCGCGCAGATCACGCGCGGCCTGTTCGAGGCTGCGACCTACATGGACCTGCGGCGGCTGCCGGAGCTCTTCTGCGGTTTTCAGCGCGAGCGGCGGCGCGGGCCGACCCTTTATCCGGTCGCCTGCGCGCCGCAGGCCTGGGCGAGCGCCACGGTCTTTTCGCTGATCGAGGCCCTGCTCGGGCTCGAGTTCCGTCCTGCCACGCACGAGATTTTCCTGCGCAATCCGCTCCTGCCGCAATTCCTCGACGAAGTGATCCTGCGCAATCTGCAGGTCGGCGGTTCCACGGCCGATCTGAAGGTTAGCCGCCACGGCGAGGAGGTCTCACTCGCGGTGCTGCGCACCCGCGGACCGATCCAGGCCGCAGTGATCCAGTCGTCGTAA